Within the Methanothermobacter sp. genome, the region AGCGAAAAAGAAACATTACTAGATCTCGTCGAAAACATGGGCGGTGAAATAATACTAATAAGCAGCGAACACGAAGGCGGCAAACAACTAGAAGCACTTGGAGGAATAGCAGCCATATTAAGATTCAAAATACACTAAAAAAACCCATTGAGGGACCAAAAAATGGGGATAACAATCAGCAACTGCAGAAGATGCAACACTTGCAAACTAGTACTATGCCCCGCAGGAAACGTTAAAAAAGCTGCAGATAAAGGTGAATGTTTCGAATGCGGAGCATGCACACTAGCATGCCCATATGAGGCCATAAAAGTGGAAAAAACCAGAAAAGAAAAAGTAGAGGTTACAGTAGACGGTAAAAAAGTGAAAGTAGCCGGGCTCGTGAAAGACGCCCTAAAAGCCGCTGGAATAGACGCAGGGAAATCACCAAAAAACACAATATTCATGCCATGCGAATGCGGAGGCTGCTGGGCCTGCGCAGTCAAAATCAACGAAAAAATAGCACTATCATGCATAACACCACTATCAGAGGGCATGGAAATAAAAACAAAAATCAAAGCCCCATTGAGAGTTATAAGTGGCTTCGGCGCCCACATGGTAGGTGGCGTTGGAACACCCTATTATTTAAAAAATAGCATAACACCCATAGAAGTTGTCGGATTCACACACGGTTGCAACTTAAGATGCCCACAATGCCAAAACCATCGCATCGCCTTCACAGCGAAAGCTCCACTACTAGAACCCAAAGAAACAGCCAATATACTACTAGGCCTCGAATCAATATACATGACAGGCACAATAACATTCTCAGGCGGAGAATGCACACTAAACAAGGAATGGTTACTCGAAACAATCAAAAGAATAAAAAAGGAAAGAAAGGTTAACATACACGTCGACACAAACGGAACAATCCTAAACCCAACATACATAGACCAACTAGTAAAAAAAGGAATGACACAAATAGGCATAGACCTCAAAGCACTCAAAATAGGGACATTCCAACACATCACAGGCATAAAAGACAAAAAAATCGCCAAAGAATACCTAAAAAATTCGTGGAACGCCACAGAATACATCAACGACAACTACAAAGAAGAAGTATACATAGGAGTCGGCATACCATACAATAAAAAACTAATAACCATAAAAGAAATCAAAAAAATGGGAGAAAAAATCCGCAAAATCAACCCAGAAATCCAAGTCTGCGTACTAGACTATAGGCCAGAATTCAGAAGACAAAATATCAAAAGACCATCATTCAGTGAAATGATCCAAATAAAAAGAATACTAAACAACGAAGGCCTCAAAACAGTCATTGTCCAAACTACACACGGTCACATCGGACCATAAGATGGTGGAAGTGCCATGTTAAACAAAATCATCATCGCAACAATCATAACACTAATACTAACACCAACAATAAAATTTTTCATAGAAAAATATGCTAGATCCACTAACCTCTACACTAAAATTCGTGGAGGCACTCCACGCGGAATCGGCCTGGCACCATTCATTATCCTCATATTATTTTTGCCCGTACCTTACAACCTCTTAGTGGGTATAATGGGTATTTTAGCGTTCATCGACGACATCATAGGACGAAAAAAGATAAAAAACTTAAAAATTGAATGGGGACAATTAGCAAGAGGTATCGGAATAATAACCATTTCAATTGTGGGATATCCTATTATGGGTGCTTCAAGCATCTTGGTAGCTTTGATGATACAACCTTTGAACATTGCAGACATGCAACCAGGAGCTGCCTGCACCACCATAATAATAACCTCAATTTTAGTTATAGTCTTATCATTTTTCAAAAACCAACCAATATACCTCCCCCTTTTACTATTAGTTACTTGTCTTGCATATTCACCCTTAGATTACAAAGGAAAGATCATGATGGGTGAAATAGGTAACCACAGTTATGCCATAGCCCTCGGAATAAGCTTCCACCTCCTCGGGGGATTCGAGACCGTTCTGATGTTTTTCCTACTCACAACATTTATAATAGCCCTAATAAGAAGAAAAAACTTGAAAAAGTATATCCAAGAAAACCTCAGAATCGAAAACCCAACATTAGGCGACTGCTTCATGGATGTTATAAGTGGGGGAGGACTCGGAGACTTGCTAAGACAATTGATACTAAAGGATAGAAAATTCAAGATCAAAAATAGGATTTTAAAAGCCCTAGGATTTAGAAGACTATTTCACAATCCTCACAATATGTGAACCCACGATCAATGGTATTTTCCACCTTTTAAGATAGAAAATAGAAGTCCTAGGCCTATCAGAAAACTGAGAATGAACCCAAGCGATCCAATGTAAGGTATTCCAGGTGCTATGCGAAGTTCTGCTGTTATAACCATGGATGATCCGATGATCAACGCAGAAGCTAATAATGCAAGTGATATTCTATTACTTGAGCGTTCAATTCTCTCTGCTAATTCATCAAGGTTTTTGTGTTCTAATTCTATTTTTATTGTCCCTTCTTCTATTACTTGGAGACCCCTTATGAGGGTTTGGGGGATTTTACCTATCAGATGTTCCAATTGGATAATCTTTTTCATGTCCACTTTGAAAATGTTTAATGGGTTTAAACGGGCTATGATTAACTTCTGAACCATCTCCTGAGCTATTTCTAACCCATTAAATTGAGGATCCAATCTTTCACCTATACTTTCGATCATGCTTATTGCCCTTACAAGGAGTACGAAGTTTCGAGGGATTTTCATCTTGTGTCGTATTAGCATTCTAGGCATTGTAAATTCCTTCATGATATTTCCAATCCTTTGAAGATCCGCCCCATAATATCTTTCTAATAAATCCATTATATCATACTTAAGAGCTTCCTTATCAGTTTCTGCGCTTATTATCCCCATCAACTCAATCTTTTCTATTATACCATTCACATCATAATCTATAATCGAAATTAGCAATTCTATGAGCTTATCTCTGAAATCCTCATCGATGTATCCAACCATCCCAAAATCTATGAAATATAATATTCCACCCTCCTGGATTATAATATTAGCCGGATGGGGATCAGCATGGAAAAATCCATAAATAAAAACCTGTTTAAAATAACATTCAAATCCCCGCTTAGCTATAACCCTCCCATTGAATTTAATTGGCGATCTCAAAATATCTGATAACTTCACACCCTCAACATATTCCATTGTAAGAACTCGAGAAGTGGAATACTCCCTATATACCCTAGGCGCATTAATCATCTCATCATCTGCAAAAAGAGAACGAAACATTTCTATATTATTAGCTTCATTGTAATAATCAAGCTCTTTAAGTATACTCCTCTCAAATTCCTCCACAATACCTGGAAGATTATAATATCTAAGTCTTGGAACATTCCTATCCACAAGCTTCGCAAGGTACTTCATTATAATAATATCCTTACGTATTTTATCCTCTATACCCGGCCTCTGGACTTTAACAGCAACCCTTCTACCATCCCTCAACCTAGCTTCATGAACTTGGCCAACAGAAGCAGATGCAATCGGATCCTCCCTAAAATCCCCAAAAATGTCATTTATAGACCTTTTAAGTTCCCCCTCTATAGTCTCCTCAACTTCCTTATAAGTCAATGGTCTTGCTTCATCTTGTAACTTTGATAATTCCTCTGCAATTTCTTCACCCACTATATCCGGGCGAGTGCTTAACATCTGCCCCAACTTTATAAAAGTAGGCCCAAGCTCCTCAAAGGCCAATCTAAGCCTCTGGGGTGCCGAAGCATCAACTTCCATCTCAGGATCCCTAAAATATAATCTAAATGGCTGGAATAACCTCCTCTTAAATTTGGTTTTTCCAAGGAATTCACCAAACTGATACTTCCAGAATACTCGGATTATTTCCCTAAGTCTCTTTATATCAGGCTTTTCTGGATAAAATTTCATAACCACCAACAAGAAAAATTATATTATAATTTATTATGTAAAGTTTTAGGATAATAGTCATCTCAGCAGTTACAACATAGAGGCCCAATATCTTATCCATTGGATTTTACAAACGAATTATACAAGCTAATCCTTGGGTAGACTTTAAGAGTCTATGAAAAATACCCCCATAATGTGGAGGACCCCTCCATTTGAGGTGAAAAGAAAATGAAAGCACTGTTCATGATCACAGGCCGTGGTATGGGTGGTGACGCTGTAATGGGACTTAATATAGCGCAGAATCTTTCTACTAGAGGCTTTGAATGCGAATTTGCATTAGATCACACAGCACCTGGTATACTATTCAAAAAAAGAAATATAAAATGGCACAAGATTCTGATACCACAAGCCGGAGGCCATGCCGCCACAAAATCTAGCCTATTTAAAGCTGCTTTAAAAGCCCTAAAGGGTACATGGGAAGGTTATAAACTGATAAAAAGGGTTAAACCGGATATAGTGGTTGGTGTTATAGGTGGCGGGGCCGTAATCGGCTGCCTATCGGCTAAATTAGCCAGAGTACCTGCTGTGGGCATCTCAAACACACCAACCGATGCTAGAATATGTAGAATCCTCAATCCAACTATAATGTTACCAGAATCAGGCCTTTTCAAAATCAAAAACATGAAGAATGTTTACAGTTCATACTCTCCAATAGACCCAAAGATCACAATGGGCAACCCTGATAATGCGCTTAAAAATATGCCACCATCATTCAACGAAGATTTTCCAACAATATTATTTTCCTCTGGTTCCTCACTTTTTGAACTAATGGCAAAAGCCGCCAAAAAAATAAGTGAAACTGACATAAAAGCTAATATTATTGTAATAGGCCACCCACTAAAAGATCGCTACGAAAAATACCTTCAAAGTCCTAGGATCATAAACCTAGGATATATAGATTGGGTTCCAGACCTTTACAGTCTTGTTGACCTTGCAGTGTTATCTGATGACGGGGTCATGATACATGAAGCCATAGCATGCAAACTTCCAATAATTGCATTAAAAGGTGTTAAGTATGGTAGATATCATAACATGGCATCCGTGTTCCCTGGCGCCGTTTTTGAAAGCGATTTTAATAATCTCGAAGACACTTTGAAAAAAGCTCTTAAAATGAAAGATGAAATGAAGGAAAAAGCATCCTCTTATAGTGAAAAGGTTATAAAAGCTGGTGACAGAATCGCCAATATAATCATGAAAGTTGCAATGGGGGAAATTTAATATTTTGCAAAGAAACGCATTAACTTGTAAATGACATCAGTCGAAGGGTGAGTTTCTATAAATTTTTCGAAATCATAGGTTTTAAAGCCTAGCTTTAAGAGGAGCGATAGATAAGATACCACATTACGACTTGAAGGGGCTATTGAATAAACTTTTTCTATAGTTCCCGTTTCAAGGTCTACCTGGACCTTACCCAAACCCGTATTACCATCTAAGACTTTCCAGAATGAACCAGGACCCGCAGCTCCTGGTATTTTCCCTTCAACGGATCTTTCTCCTTTTGTTTCTTCCATTTCGATGTAACTTACATCATAGCCTAGTGATATTGCATGTGGGATGTAGGTATAGTCCATCCTTTTTTCTATTCCCGCAGCATTTAATCCTGCTATTGCACCTTCCATGCGAGCCACTGGCGTTGTTCCAATCCCACCAATAACATCACCTGCAGCATAAATGTCTTTGCAACTTGTCTGCATCCTATCATCGACTATGATATTCCCTCTTTCACCTTTTTTAACAATATCTATTATCTCTGAATTGGGGATCATACCTGTAGCCAAGAATGGAAGCCCCTTAAAATACCCTTTGTCTGTTTTAACAGCTCCTCTTTTTATATTTTTTATGGTAGTGTTTGTGTGGATTTCAACATCCTTTAATAGTATTCTAGTTATGTAATCTCTTATTTCACTGTCTATTCTTGCTAGGAATTCTCTTCTGCATATGATATGAACCTTAGATCCCAGTATTGAGAATATGTTGGCTACTTCAGCGGATATAACACCGCTGCCGATTATAATTAAACTTTCTGGGATCTCTTCTAGGTTTAAGATGTCCCGGTAGTTTATGGCGTTTTCACTCCCTTTGATTGGGGGTGTGTATGGTCTCGCGCCTGTTGCTATAATCAGTTTATCATAGTTGAATCTTTCACCTTCTACTTCTACATGTTTATCGTCCGGGACTTTTGCTTCTCCGTATATTACTTCTATCCCCGCATCTTTGGTTTCCTTTTCTGTTATCTTCCTTATCCTTGTGATTGTCCTTTTGATTCCATCTGCTATTTTCTTATATTCTATGTTGTAATCAACTTCAAGTATTTGGTGTTTATTGAGGGTTTTGGCATCAGATAAAAAGTTTGTTATGTCTCTTAATCCGCATATGACCATGCAACCTTGGTTTAGGCATGTGCCGCCTAGGTGATCCTTTTCTATGATTGTAACATCTTCTTCTAGTGATGCTAATTCTAGGGCAGCTGCTCTTCCAGCAGGCCCCCCTCCTATAATGATATTCATAGGATGTGCCCCCATTAGATTTTATCCCATTTAACAATCTTTATAAGTAAGCTGTTTCAAGTATCATATTATAGTGTTATCTGTATATATATGGAGAGGGATTAGCAATGTGTATAGCAGCGCCTGCTCAGATAATAGAGATTGACGAGAAAGAGAATAGTGCAGTAGTTGATTTTGGTGGTGTAAGGCAGAAGGTTAAGCTTGATCTTGTAGATGATGTTAGAGAAGGGAGATATGTCCTTGTACATTCAGGGTATGCTATTGAGGTGCTGTCTGATCAGGCTGCGAGGGAGTCTTTAGAAGCGTGGGATGAACTTTTAAAGGTTCTTGAAGAAGAGAACCTAGATTAGTATATTGAAACTCTTTTCACCCCTTCTATTTTTAAGAATTTTTTGAGGAGATCGCCTGGGATAGGTTTTTCTGTTATAATTGTCAGTTTCGGGTTTTCTTCAAGTTCTGGGTCGCTTGCATGTGCTTGTCTTATACTTATACCCTTTGAGGCTATTAGGGTCGCGGCTTTTGCTAATATGCCTGGGCTGTTGGCGTTTGCTTCTATTTCAACCACTCCAAATTCGAGATTTTTCGCTGTTTCTTTGAGAAGGGCTCCTGCTGGTATTATGTTCTCGAAGATTTCTCTTAGGTCTTTGTCTTGGAGTATGACTTGTGTGGTTGCTCTTATTGTCCTTCTGTCTACGTTAGTGGCTCTTGCAAGTGCCATGTCGCTTATTTCCACGTCTCCACAATATATTTTCCCAGTGGGGTCTACTCTGAGTCCGAGTTCTACGATCTTTTTTGCCACGCTTATTCTTGCAGGGTACTTTTGGAATTTGTGTTTTATTTTTTCCCACATCAAAATCACCAATGTACATTATTATACAGGTAAGATTTAAATAGTACTTTAAAGTATAAGTATTTTGTGCATAGACAACAAGGAGCAATAACCATGCAAGGAAGTGAATATTTTTGGAAAAACCCCTAAAACGTTCAAACTCGACTTAAAAGACCCATTTAAATTATTCAAACAACTATACTACAATAACGATTCTGTTTTTCTCCTAGAATCAATGGAAAGCGACACAGGACTCTCAAGATATTCATTCATAGGATTCAATCCCATCTTAACCATCAGAGCAAGATCAAACATCCTCGAAATAGAAACAAAAGACAACAAAGAAAAAATACACACCAAAAACCCATTTAACATTATAAAAAACTTCCTAAAAGAAAAAAACAAATCCAAAGGCTTCGCAGGCGGACTCGTAGGATACATCTCATACGAATCAGCAAGATTTTTCGACAAAATCCCCATAAAAAACCCCGATTTCCCAGACTTCGAATTTGGCCTATTCCTTGATGGAATAAAATTCAATCATCTAACAGGTAAATGCACCTACATAACACTTTCAGAAAACCGATTAGATCACATAAAAGAAGTCTCAAAGGATAACACCCAAGACCAAAATAAACTCTCATTCAAATACAAAGGAAGAATCTTCTCCAAAGACCAATACGAAGAAATGGTCCTAGAAACAAAAGAAAGGATAAACAAAGGAGAAATATTCCAAGCAGTAATATCAAACGCCCATAAATACAAAATAAAAGGCAACAAACTCCACTTCTACGAAGTCCTGAGAAAAGTTAACCCTTCACCATACATGTACCACCTCAAACTAGGCGAAAGAGAGATCATAGGCTCCAGCCCAGAAATGCTCGTAAGAGTCGAAAACAGGACAGTTGAAACATTCCCCATTGCAGGGACGCGCCCAAGGGGATCTAACGAAAAAGAAGACAAAAAGATCGCAGCCGAACTTCTATCAGATGAAAAAGAATTAGCAGAACACCTAATGCTAGTAGACCTTGCAAGAAACGACATAGGAAAAATCAGTGAATACGGATCAGTCAAGGTCAAAGAGTACATGAGTATAAAAAAATTCTCACACGTACAACACATCTTTTCCCATGTAAAAGGAAAACTCAGAAAAGATAAAACAGCAATCGACGCATTAGCATCAGTATTCCCTGCAGGAACGGTCACAGGAGCCCCCAAAATACGTGCAATGGAAATAATAGATGAAATAGAAAGCACACCAAGAGGTGCATATGCAGGAGCCCTAGGCTACTTCTCATTAAACGGAAATGCCGATTTTGCAATCACAATACGATCCCTCATAACCCAAGGAACCGAAGGGAAAATACAAGCCGGCGCAGGCATAGTATACGACTCAATACCAGAAAAAGAATTCCTAGAATGCGAAAACAAGGCAAAAGCACTCCTACATTCACTCAAAATAGCAGGTGAAAAAAGATGATACTCCTAATCGACAACTATGACTCCTTCACATATAACCTGCACCAACTCATCGGAGAAATCATAAAAGAAAAAAACCTCGAAGAACCCCTTAAAGTGTTGAGAAACGACGACAAAAAGCTCCTAAAGCTCAATAAATCAAAAATCAAAAGCATAATAATATCACCAGGCCCAGGCAATCCCCTAAACAAGAAAGACTTCGGATTCTGCCATGAAATAATCAAAAAATTCAAAAACAAACCAATATTAGGCGTCTGCCTCGGACACCAGGGAATATATGCAACCTTCGGCGGCAAACTACGCTACACAAAACCCACCCACGGAAAAATAACAACAATATTCCACAACAACACCCACATTTTTAAGAATATTCCAAATCCCATCAAAGCCACACGCTACCACTCCATTGCATGTGACCCACTCCAAAAACCACAAGAAATCGAAATAATAGCATGGTCCACAGACGGCATAATCATGGCAATAAAACACAGAAAATACCCAATCTATGGTTTACAATTCCATCCAGAATCGATAGGAACAGACTATGGAAAAGCAATACTTAAAAACTTCCTACTAAATGGGTGAATCCAATGATACTCAAAAAAATAATCACAGAAAAAAAGAAACAAGTCTCTCAAATCAAGACTAAAGAAACAATCAAAGACTTAAAAGACAAAATAAGTGTAAATGAACCCCCAAAAGATTTCAAAAAAGCACTCAATGGAAAATTTTCCATAATATGCGAATATAAAAGGGCATCACCATCCACAGGACC harbors:
- a CDS encoding amino acid-binding protein — translated: MWEKIKHKFQKYPARISVAKKIVELGLRVDPTGKIYCGDVEISDMALARATNVDRRTIRATTQVILQDKDLREIFENIIPAGALLKETAKNLEFGVVEIEANANSPGILAKAATLIASKGISIRQAHASDPELEENPKLTIITEKPIPGDLLKKFLKIEGVKRVSIY
- a CDS encoding AarF/ABC1/UbiB kinase family protein, whose product is MKFYPEKPDIKRLREIIRVFWKYQFGEFLGKTKFKRRLFQPFRLYFRDPEMEVDASAPQRLRLAFEELGPTFIKLGQMLSTRPDIVGEEIAEELSKLQDEARPLTYKEVEETIEGELKRSINDIFGDFREDPIASASVGQVHEARLRDGRRVAVKVQRPGIEDKIRKDIIIMKYLAKLVDRNVPRLRYYNLPGIVEEFERSILKELDYYNEANNIEMFRSLFADDEMINAPRVYREYSTSRVLTMEYVEGVKLSDILRSPIKFNGRVIAKRGFECYFKQVFIYGFFHADPHPANIIIQEGGILYFIDFGMVGYIDEDFRDKLIELLISIIDYDVNGIIEKIELMGIISAETDKEALKYDIMDLLERYYGADLQRIGNIMKEFTMPRMLIRHKMKIPRNFVLLVRAISMIESIGERLDPQFNGLEIAQEMVQKLIIARLNPLNIFKVDMKKIIQLEHLIGKIPQTLIRGLQVIEEGTIKIELEHKNLDELAERIERSSNRISLALLASALIIGSSMVITAELRIAPGIPYIGSLGFILSFLIGLGLLFSILKGGKYH
- a CDS encoding cell wall biosynthesis protein; this translates as MLNKIIIATIITLILTPTIKFFIEKYARSTNLYTKIRGGTPRGIGLAPFIILILFLPVPYNLLVGIMGILAFIDDIIGRKKIKNLKIEWGQLARGIGIITISIVGYPIMGASSILVALMIQPLNIADMQPGAACTTIIITSILVIVLSFFKNQPIYLPLLLLVTCLAYSPLDYKGKIMMGEIGNHSYAIALGISFHLLGGFETVLMFFLLTTFIIALIRRKNLKKYIQENLRIENPTLGDCFMDVISGGGLGDLLRQLILKDRKFKIKNRILKALGFRRLFHNPHNM
- a CDS encoding glycosyltransferase — its product is MKALFMITGRGMGGDAVMGLNIAQNLSTRGFECEFALDHTAPGILFKKRNIKWHKILIPQAGGHAATKSSLFKAALKALKGTWEGYKLIKRVKPDIVVGVIGGGAVIGCLSAKLARVPAVGISNTPTDARICRILNPTIMLPESGLFKIKNMKNVYSSYSPIDPKITMGNPDNALKNMPPSFNEDFPTILFSSGSSLFELMAKAAKKISETDIKANIIVIGHPLKDRYEKYLQSPRIINLGYIDWVPDLYSLVDLAVLSDDGVMIHEAIACKLPIIALKGVKYGRYHNMASVFPGAVFESDFNNLEDTLKKALKMKDEMKEKASSYSEKVIKAGDRIANIIMKVAMGEI
- a CDS encoding HypC/HybG/HupF family hydrogenase formation chaperone; the encoded protein is MCIAAPAQIIEIDEKENSAVVDFGGVRQKVKLDLVDDVREGRYVLVHSGYAIEVLSDQAARESLEAWDELLKVLEEENLD
- a CDS encoding aminodeoxychorismate/anthranilate synthase component II, encoding MILLIDNYDSFTYNLHQLIGEIIKEKNLEEPLKVLRNDDKKLLKLNKSKIKSIIISPGPGNPLNKKDFGFCHEIIKKFKNKPILGVCLGHQGIYATFGGKLRYTKPTHGKITTIFHNNTHIFKNIPNPIKATRYHSIACDPLQKPQEIEIIAWSTDGIIMAIKHRKYPIYGLQFHPESIGTDYGKAILKNFLLNG
- a CDS encoding radical SAM protein yields the protein MGITISNCRRCNTCKLVLCPAGNVKKAADKGECFECGACTLACPYEAIKVEKTRKEKVEVTVDGKKVKVAGLVKDALKAAGIDAGKSPKNTIFMPCECGGCWACAVKINEKIALSCITPLSEGMEIKTKIKAPLRVISGFGAHMVGGVGTPYYLKNSITPIEVVGFTHGCNLRCPQCQNHRIAFTAKAPLLEPKETANILLGLESIYMTGTITFSGGECTLNKEWLLETIKRIKKERKVNIHVDTNGTILNPTYIDQLVKKGMTQIGIDLKALKIGTFQHITGIKDKKIAKEYLKNSWNATEYINDNYKEEVYIGVGIPYNKKLITIKEIKKMGEKIRKINPEIQVCVLDYRPEFRRQNIKRPSFSEMIQIKRILNNEGLKTVIVQTTHGHIGP
- the trpE gene encoding anthranilate synthase component I — translated: MNIFGKTPKTFKLDLKDPFKLFKQLYYNNDSVFLLESMESDTGLSRYSFIGFNPILTIRARSNILEIETKDNKEKIHTKNPFNIIKNFLKEKNKSKGFAGGLVGYISYESARFFDKIPIKNPDFPDFEFGLFLDGIKFNHLTGKCTYITLSENRLDHIKEVSKDNTQDQNKLSFKYKGRIFSKDQYEEMVLETKERINKGEIFQAVISNAHKYKIKGNKLHFYEVLRKVNPSPYMYHLKLGEREIIGSSPEMLVRVENRTVETFPIAGTRPRGSNEKEDKKIAAELLSDEKELAEHLMLVDLARNDIGKISEYGSVKVKEYMSIKKFSHVQHIFSHVKGKLRKDKTAIDALASVFPAGTVTGAPKIRAMEIIDEIESTPRGAYAGALGYFSLNGNADFAITIRSLITQGTEGKIQAGAGIVYDSIPEKEFLECENKAKALLHSLKIAGEKR
- a CDS encoding NAD(P)/FAD-dependent oxidoreductase; its protein translation is MNIIIGGGPAGRAAALELASLEEDVTIIEKDHLGGTCLNQGCMVICGLRDITNFLSDAKTLNKHQILEVDYNIEYKKIADGIKRTITRIRKITEKETKDAGIEVIYGEAKVPDDKHVEVEGERFNYDKLIIATGARPYTPPIKGSENAINYRDILNLEEIPESLIIIGSGVISAEVANIFSILGSKVHIICRREFLARIDSEIRDYITRILLKDVEIHTNTTIKNIKRGAVKTDKGYFKGLPFLATGMIPNSEIIDIVKKGERGNIIVDDRMQTSCKDIYAAGDVIGGIGTTPVARMEGAIAGLNAAGIEKRMDYTYIPHAISLGYDVSYIEMEETKGERSVEGKIPGAAGPGSFWKVLDGNTGLGKVQVDLETGTIEKVYSIAPSSRNVVSYLSLLLKLGFKTYDFEKFIETHPSTDVIYKLMRFFAKY